A region from the Methanofollis liminatans DSM 4140 genome encodes:
- a CDS encoding PGF-pre-PGF domain-containing protein has translation MECRFAILALLLLAIAGLIIAPAAAATTEVTITKLADDGTSVIDQRTVNATWMEDNLPVLGDGVTVYYHQGPTFDENDPWNDAETKNLRDMGAVQGTDVKDLCELVGGMDPGETVAIRASDGLTKEFPYEYIYTPDDRQGPMGIAWVKDGTYVPSYSEGMRLIFFAETTNASGYHVFGNWDMHEAWAPQYWYNYSGTWPSSGGNSVQYVNRIIIKSNDPAPADWSISLNGSTDRTLTRSEFIGIAAAHPASFYHNKYGLLEGTNLSAVVGLVDDDDPLTMNPTLAAENYTITVYGKKKGVDYVSTFYSTELAAGEKTYVLGNRFDGIEINQTTLIDRVFFPLYLQGTGVDTTQRAVEQISRIELTFSGSGADVIFEGEVTLPDENVTVTSSQGTDYSIPARTPLGALDTVAGAQGFSYAVTDKKWADSGILMLDDIGAYPYVKGGNSWVCYVNGVALDDYGSPATDGLNVRALADGDHVNFYYGPKGVTAETAEAVVSITVDIGSGADVFFEGDVVLPDENVTVTSSQGTDYSIPVRTPLGALDTVSKAGNFTYAVTDKKWADSGILMVDDIGAYPFVKGQKAWVCYVNGVLLDDYAYPATDGLNVRALAEGDKVNYYYGPKGATTPENAEAAILLTARLSNADILFSGEVVLDEGNVTVTSSQGTDYSIPARTPLGALDTVAGAQGFSYAVTDKKWADSGILMLDDIGAYPYVKGGNSWVCYVNGVALDDYGSPATDGLNVRALVAGDQVNFYYGPKGVTAETAEAAVLITVRTGSSPGDWTLSMIGAQTVTVTSDYFESGIACGHNASWTDPETGDVWAGMPLWFLVGMVDDIESGSHYTFNDAFAAEGYSVKVTSKDGYSINIPSADMARNSGFIVANTLNGSALPETIGEKSKPCWPLQIKGADASAGQLVGAIASIELVGLPEPSDGWTLRVCGVVNDTITQAEFEELGCHGGVTYTDEQGIVWSGVPLWYLVGVSDNIETTTHWTFDDDAAAANYTIRVAASDGYSQSYGSAQVARSNGYILANLMDGQPIPETDSSYPIKLVGDNVPKKVKGVAEIDLVDLIPPPPAEGSWNLALKGPIDYTCTQDFFELAYSCSHHKLSWTDPVTGERWTGIGLWELVGWVDDRVPHGANGFNDVLADTGYTVIVTASDGYSKEFSSKDIARNNNYIVANKLNGSELSKEGNKPSWPLRLVGADVSTHASVGGIASIELTEFQKPVDVPTVHIVKFAADGTTIVNETTIDYLWMQQNLQVYGDDQPYKFQGVTFDPNDLWNPDETLGMNPPKIEEIIRGTSVRDLVDLVGGMPEGTEITFVARDGWETNLGWNNIYDPNPRQGEAVLVWWTERQGYVPAYEDGYRLFYTPEDHVFGQWDMHESMLDKYWHYYSSGGIVYPSCAGISPKWISEIRIYSAYETDWTLNLTGEHSTDISKGFFESALTCTMGANHKAQYTDADGKVWAGMPLYLLCGWVDDSNEHSGKAFNRTLALEGYCIEIIGTNGKIVTLNSRDIIDSRDYLIANTLNGSILDEEGGQWPLVFNGANVSAAMQVDAVKQIRLDLSGTFQDVTNVTAGETAAVPVANASVSMVNITAAQNITQFTVAASVTSLPSEVPQPDATLYQVMQITLFGANEDAIGSAEISFSLPLAWLEASGIAPEDAKLYRWHEGAWQTLPTTYLGSADGYANYTAVTPGFSYFAVGGTPTPGPTPTPSPRSSSSSSSSSSIAAVSGTVGAGGSATFPVSQTAFSSITVNAADQISNLLLTVQAASLPRDVPMPAGQVYEIQQVTLYRADSSAVSGAIISFAVENSWLKTNGLTSADIVLMRYADGAWQSLQTTFVEEKDGKAYFTAKTPGFSYFAIVGESGEAVPAEALAAEATTTPVTTTAPAGTTAAPATTPAQSPVFWALPFAALGVLLLFRRG, from the coding sequence ATGGAATGCAGATTTGCAATTCTAGCGCTTCTTCTCCTTGCAATAGCGGGACTGATTATTGCACCCGCCGCTGCGGCGACGACAGAAGTGACCATTACGAAACTTGCCGATGACGGCACATCCGTCATCGACCAGCGCACTGTCAACGCCACCTGGATGGAGGATAACCTCCCTGTCCTCGGCGACGGTGTGACTGTGTACTACCACCAGGGACCTACGTTTGATGAGAACGATCCCTGGAATGATGCTGAGACAAAGAATCTCAGGGACATGGGAGCCGTACAGGGAACCGACGTAAAGGATCTCTGTGAACTTGTCGGCGGCATGGACCCCGGCGAGACGGTGGCGATCAGGGCATCTGACGGGTTGACCAAAGAGTTCCCGTACGAGTATATCTACACCCCTGACGACCGGCAGGGCCCCATGGGTATCGCCTGGGTGAAGGACGGGACCTATGTTCCCTCGTACTCTGAAGGGATGCGCCTGATCTTCTTTGCAGAGACGACCAATGCCAGCGGCTACCATGTCTTCGGCAACTGGGACATGCACGAGGCATGGGCGCCCCAGTACTGGTACAACTACAGCGGCACCTGGCCCTCGTCGGGCGGCAACTCTGTCCAGTACGTCAACCGGATCATCATCAAGAGCAATGACCCGGCGCCTGCCGACTGGTCGATCAGCCTGAACGGCTCGACAGACCGCACCCTCACCCGGAGCGAGTTCATCGGGATCGCTGCAGCGCACCCGGCCTCCTTCTACCACAACAAGTACGGCCTCCTCGAGGGCACCAACCTCTCTGCCGTCGTCGGACTTGTGGACGACGACGATCCCTTGACCATGAACCCGACCCTCGCCGCGGAGAACTACACGATCACCGTCTATGGCAAGAAGAAAGGAGTCGATTACGTCTCCACCTTCTACTCCACCGAATTGGCGGCGGGCGAGAAGACCTATGTCCTCGGCAACAGGTTCGACGGCATCGAGATCAACCAGACGACGCTTATCGACCGCGTCTTCTTCCCGCTCTACCTGCAGGGGACCGGCGTGGACACTACCCAGCGTGCAGTCGAGCAGATCTCACGGATCGAACTGACATTTTCAGGCTCAGGCGCCGATGTGATCTTCGAGGGTGAGGTTACCCTCCCTGACGAGAATGTCACGGTCACGTCGAGCCAGGGGACTGACTACAGCATTCCTGCCCGGACGCCTCTTGGCGCCCTCGACACGGTCGCTGGTGCACAGGGCTTTTCCTATGCGGTCACCGACAAGAAATGGGCCGACTCCGGCATCCTGATGCTCGACGACATCGGGGCGTACCCCTATGTCAAGGGTGGGAACTCCTGGGTCTGCTACGTGAACGGCGTGGCCCTTGACGACTACGGCAGCCCGGCAACCGACGGCCTGAACGTCCGCGCTCTTGCCGACGGCGACCATGTGAACTTCTACTACGGCCCGAAGGGCGTGACCGCAGAGACCGCCGAAGCGGTGGTATCGATCACGGTGGACATTGGGTCCGGTGCCGATGTGTTCTTCGAGGGCGACGTTGTCCTTCCGGACGAGAATGTCACCGTCACGTCGAGCCAGGGGACTGATTACAGCATCCCTGTCCGCACGCCGCTCGGCGCCCTTGACACCGTCTCGAAGGCTGGCAATTTCACCTACGCGGTCACCGACAAGAAATGGGCCGACTCCGGCATCCTGATGGTTGACGACATCGGAGCGTACCCCTTTGTCAAGGGCCAGAAGGCCTGGGTCTGCTACGTGAACGGTGTTCTTCTTGACGACTACGCGTACCCTGCCACCGACGGCCTGAACGTCCGCGCTCTTGCCGAAGGCGACAAGGTGAACTACTACTACGGCCCGAAGGGCGCAACCACGCCGGAGAACGCTGAAGCGGCCATCCTCCTGACAGCACGCCTCTCGAATGCCGATATCCTCTTCTCCGGAGAGGTGGTGCTCGACGAGGGCAATGTCACGGTCACGTCGAGCCAGGGGACTGACTACAGCATCCCTGCCCGGACGCCTCTTGGCGCCCTCGACACGGTCGCTGGTGCACAGGGCTTTTCCTATGCGGTCACCGACAAGAAATGGGCCGACTCCGGCATCCTGATGCTCGACGACATCGGGGCGTACCCCTATGTCAAGGGTGGGAACTCCTGGGTCTGCTACGTGAACGGCGTGGCCCTTGACGACTACGGCAGCCCGGCAACCGACGGCCTGAACGTCCGCGCCCTCGTCGCCGGCGACCAGGTAAACTTCTATTACGGCCCGAAGGGTGTGACCGCAGAAACCGCCGAAGCGGCGGTGCTGATCACGGTCAGGACCGGGTCTTCGCCTGGCGACTGGACCCTCTCGATGATCGGGGCGCAGACAGTCACGGTCACCAGTGACTATTTCGAGAGCGGGATCGCCTGCGGGCACAATGCATCCTGGACCGACCCCGAGACCGGTGACGTCTGGGCCGGCATGCCTCTCTGGTTCCTTGTCGGCATGGTCGACGACATCGAGTCCGGCAGCCATTACACCTTCAACGACGCCTTCGCAGCCGAGGGCTACTCGGTGAAGGTGACCTCAAAGGACGGCTACTCGATCAACATCCCGAGTGCCGACATGGCCAGGAACAGCGGCTTCATCGTTGCGAACACCCTGAATGGCTCTGCATTGCCCGAAACCATCGGCGAGAAGAGCAAACCCTGCTGGCCGCTCCAGATCAAGGGCGCGGACGCCAGCGCCGGACAGCTCGTCGGCGCCATTGCCTCGATTGAACTCGTCGGCCTGCCCGAACCCTCGGATGGCTGGACCCTGCGGGTCTGCGGTGTCGTCAACGACACGATCACCCAGGCCGAATTTGAGGAACTGGGATGCCACGGCGGTGTGACCTACACCGATGAGCAGGGCATCGTCTGGAGCGGCGTGCCCCTCTGGTACCTTGTCGGCGTCTCCGACAACATCGAGACCACCACCCACTGGACCTTCGACGACGACGCCGCTGCTGCCAACTACACGATCAGGGTCGCCGCATCCGACGGCTACTCCCAGAGTTACGGCAGTGCCCAGGTCGCACGGAGCAACGGCTACATCCTTGCCAACCTGATGGACGGTCAACCGATCCCTGAGACCGACAGCTCCTACCCGATCAAACTTGTCGGCGACAATGTGCCCAAGAAGGTGAAGGGCGTCGCCGAGATCGACCTTGTCGACCTCATCCCGCCACCCCCGGCCGAGGGTTCATGGAACCTCGCCCTGAAGGGTCCGATCGACTATACCTGCACCCAGGACTTCTTTGAGCTGGCCTACTCCTGCTCACACCACAAGCTCAGCTGGACCGATCCTGTGACCGGCGAGCGCTGGACCGGCATCGGGCTCTGGGAACTCGTCGGCTGGGTTGACGACCGCGTCCCGCACGGTGCGAACGGCTTCAACGACGTCCTTGCCGACACCGGCTACACGGTGATCGTCACCGCCTCTGACGGCTACTCCAAGGAGTTCAGCAGCAAAGACATCGCCCGCAACAACAACTATATTGTCGCCAACAAACTCAACGGGAGCGAACTCTCGAAGGAAGGGAACAAGCCCTCATGGCCGCTCCGTCTGGTCGGCGCCGATGTCTCGACCCATGCAAGTGTCGGCGGCATCGCCTCGATCGAGTTGACCGAGTTCCAGAAACCGGTCGATGTCCCGACCGTTCACATCGTGAAGTTCGCCGCCGATGGCACGACGATCGTCAACGAGACGACCATCGACTACCTCTGGATGCAGCAGAACCTCCAGGTATATGGCGACGACCAGCCGTACAAGTTCCAGGGCGTCACCTTTGACCCGAACGATCTCTGGAATCCCGACGAAACGCTCGGCATGAACCCCCCGAAGATTGAAGAGATCATCCGCGGCACTTCAGTTCGCGATCTCGTCGATCTCGTCGGCGGCATGCCCGAAGGGACTGAGATCACCTTCGTCGCCAGAGACGGATGGGAGACCAATCTTGGCTGGAACAACATCTACGACCCCAACCCGCGCCAGGGCGAGGCCGTCCTCGTCTGGTGGACCGAACGCCAGGGGTATGTGCCGGCCTATGAGGACGGTTACCGCCTGTTCTACACACCTGAGGACCATGTCTTTGGTCAGTGGGACATGCACGAGAGCATGCTTGACAAGTACTGGCACTACTACTCGTCCGGCGGTATCGTCTACCCGTCCTGTGCCGGTATCTCCCCGAAGTGGATCTCCGAGATCAGGATCTACTCTGCCTATGAGACCGACTGGACGCTGAACCTCACCGGTGAGCACTCCACCGATATCTCAAAGGGATTCTTTGAGAGCGCCCTCACCTGCACCATGGGTGCCAACCACAAGGCACAGTACACCGACGCCGACGGAAAGGTCTGGGCAGGCATGCCGCTCTACCTCCTCTGCGGCTGGGTCGACGACAGCAACGAGCACTCGGGCAAGGCGTTCAACCGGACCCTCGCACTTGAGGGCTACTGCATCGAGATCATCGGTACAAACGGAAAGATCGTCACCCTCAACAGCCGCGATATCATCGATAGCCGCGACTACCTCATTGCAAACACGCTGAACGGCAGTATCCTCGACGAAGAGGGCGGTCAGTGGCCGCTGGTCTTTAACGGCGCCAATGTGAGCGCCGCCATGCAGGTCGACGCCGTCAAGCAGATCAGGCTCGACCTCTCCGGAACCTTCCAGGACGTAACAAACGTCACCGCCGGTGAGACGGCAGCGGTCCCGGTTGCAAACGCATCGGTCAGCATGGTGAACATCACCGCTGCCCAGAACATCACCCAGTTCACTGTTGCCGCCTCGGTGACCTCCCTCCCGTCAGAGGTGCCTCAGCCTGATGCAACCCTCTACCAGGTGATGCAGATCACGCTCTTCGGTGCGAACGAAGACGCGATCGGCAGCGCCGAGATCTCCTTCTCCCTCCCGCTCGCCTGGCTTGAGGCTTCGGGGATCGCGCCTGAAGACGCGAAACTCTACCGCTGGCATGAGGGTGCATGGCAGACGCTCCCAACCACCTATCTCGGCAGCGCTGACGGCTATGCCAACTACACCGCCGTCACCCCGGGCTTCTCCTACTTCGCCGTCGGCGGCACGCCGACACCTGGCCCCACACCGACGCCCTCGCCCAGATCGAGTTCGAGCAGCAGTTCGTCGTCCAGCATCGCCGCTGTCTCGGGCACGGTCGGTGCCGGCGGATCGGCGACCTTCCCGGTGAGCCAGACGGCGTTCTCAAGCATCACCGTGAACGCCGCGGACCAGATCTCCAACCTCCTGCTCACGGTGCAGGCGGCCTCCCTGCCCAGGGATGTCCCGATGCCTGCCGGTCAGGTCTACGAGATCCAGCAGGTCACCCTGTACCGTGCTGACTCCTCTGCGGTCTCAGGAGCGATCATCTCCTTTGCAGTCGAGAACTCATGGCTGAAGACCAACGGCCTCACCTCCGCTGATATCGTCCTGATGCGGTATGCGGACGGTGCGTGGCAGTCCCTCCAGACAACGTTTGTTGAGGAGAAGGATGGAAAGGCATACTTCACTGCAAAGACCCCGGGCTTCTCCTACTTCGCCATTGTCGGTGAGAGCGGGGAGGCCGTCCCGGCAGAGGCGCTCGCCGCCGAGGCGACAACCACTCCGGTGACCACCACCGCCCCGGCAGGGACCACTGCGGCACCTGCCACCACGCCCGCACAGAGCCCGGTCTTCTGGGCGCTGCCTTTTGCGGCACTCGGCGTTCTCTTGCTCTTCAGGAGAGGCTAA
- a CDS encoding PGF-pre-PGF domain-containing protein: MSTLNYRPCIGWSAVILSVLILAAFCIPAVAADDTGGILMPGAKNFDLILSDGLTKYFKFEGGGLNALHISTDPGDPYGQVTTTEEQSGVFYLTNTGGRGFDDDMILMIAVNGTIPDDFAVHIRASGYRWTPTPLLNQPPAADEIEYIDGSYEGTITKSDFVYRPQTWKPAGNNAPGNYSIYYGQDMSDTSNTFHTIFVDLNAGTIGENSMIPDLIDSGSMKIEFEFENLETFAAFNSYGWCNQSNQGQGISWTNAVSGPGSSGYAVVGTAPSGGDTAPGGSGGDGGGSATSGYAGEEISPGISDTFNGTLAYLPVAGAPAALEPGSTASLTVPVAGVNGTVRNAIMYLFVSGSHYKDTSSGVDPALEFMVNGRSVTPVRTLTGREGGTDGPVSVTYAVDLGGMIAGSGDLAVTVRDRGRAGALCTLSGGVLLLAVENPDAPSISYEVAEVCDAVAVDTGAGVYEEDAQTVVFFSGPPDMNRISESRLVVFGTGDGERDGTQDRIILSEREWTGAFNRSGMLWSASLEAGSYLFPGENEVSVGTGAAASSGGALVNRIIVLEYSGGPVERGEVGVTPSAFRITKTFLIDNPVVSRVVLSLPAGGTAVWVTAADRADALTAPAPGTVVYRYVEFDLDGAAAASTPATITFRVPEEWLTEMGFGPETIVLLRFADGQWSPLSTRVMTVGDGYAGYAAESDGLSLFAVAARTTPDPTPSPAIIDEAVSPVSTAPRQSPLLPLLPLIAALVGFILTRRE, translated from the coding sequence ATGAGCACATTGAACTACCGGCCTTGCATCGGATGGTCTGCCGTCATCCTTTCAGTGCTGATCCTGGCGGCGTTCTGCATCCCCGCTGTAGCGGCGGACGACACGGGGGGGATCCTGATGCCCGGCGCAAAGAACTTCGACCTGATCCTCTCCGACGGGCTGACGAAATATTTCAAGTTCGAGGGCGGCGGGCTCAACGCCCTCCACATCAGCACCGATCCCGGCGACCCGTACGGGCAGGTGACGACCACCGAGGAGCAATCGGGTGTCTTTTACCTGACCAACACCGGGGGCCGGGGGTTCGACGATGACATGATCCTGATGATTGCCGTCAACGGGACGATTCCGGACGATTTCGCCGTTCACATCAGGGCGAGCGGCTACCGCTGGACGCCGACGCCGCTCCTGAACCAGCCGCCGGCGGCCGATGAGATCGAGTATATCGACGGGAGTTATGAAGGGACGATCACGAAGAGCGACTTCGTGTACCGGCCACAAACCTGGAAACCGGCAGGGAACAATGCCCCCGGGAACTACTCGATCTATTACGGGCAGGACATGTCCGACACCTCCAACACCTTCCACACGATCTTTGTGGACCTGAACGCCGGCACCATCGGGGAGAACTCGATGATCCCGGATCTGATCGACAGCGGTTCGATGAAGATTGAATTCGAGTTTGAGAACCTCGAAACCTTTGCGGCATTCAACTCCTACGGCTGGTGCAACCAGTCCAACCAGGGGCAGGGGATCTCATGGACAAACGCCGTTTCGGGACCGGGCAGCAGCGGCTATGCGGTGGTGGGCACCGCACCTTCGGGTGGTGATACCGCCCCCGGCGGGAGCGGAGGAGACGGGGGGGGATCTGCCACCTCAGGCTATGCTGGCGAGGAGATCTCGCCCGGCATCTCTGACACCTTCAACGGCACCCTGGCATATCTGCCGGTCGCCGGAGCGCCGGCGGCCCTTGAACCCGGCAGCACCGCCTCCCTGACGGTCCCGGTCGCCGGCGTGAACGGGACGGTGCGCAACGCCATCATGTACCTTTTTGTCTCGGGTTCGCACTACAAAGATACCTCCAGCGGCGTGGATCCCGCCCTTGAGTTCATGGTGAACGGCCGATCGGTTACCCCCGTTCGGACCCTCACCGGGAGAGAGGGCGGCACCGACGGTCCGGTTTCGGTCACCTATGCCGTTGACCTGGGCGGCATGATCGCCGGTTCCGGCGATCTCGCCGTCACGGTCCGCGACAGGGGCCGCGCCGGGGCCCTCTGCACGCTTTCCGGCGGGGTGCTGCTGCTCGCCGTCGAGAATCCCGATGCCCCGTCTATTTCCTATGAGGTTGCGGAAGTATGCGATGCCGTTGCGGTCGACACTGGTGCCGGTGTCTATGAAGAGGACGCACAGACGGTTGTGTTCTTCTCCGGCCCGCCGGACATGAACCGGATCTCGGAGAGTCGACTGGTCGTCTTTGGCACCGGCGACGGGGAGCGGGACGGGACGCAGGACCGGATCATCCTCAGCGAGCGGGAGTGGACCGGTGCGTTCAACCGCAGCGGTATGCTCTGGAGTGCGTCTCTCGAAGCCGGATCATATCTTTTTCCCGGCGAAAACGAGGTCTCGGTCGGGACCGGGGCGGCTGCCTCATCTGGAGGAGCGCTCGTCAACCGGATCATTGTGCTTGAGTACAGCGGCGGTCCGGTGGAGAGGGGAGAGGTCGGCGTCACCCCTTCGGCCTTCAGGATCACGAAGACCTTCCTCATCGACAACCCGGTCGTTTCCAGGGTTGTTCTGAGCCTGCCGGCAGGCGGCACTGCCGTCTGGGTCACAGCCGCAGATCGCGCCGACGCCCTGACGGCCCCGGCGCCCGGCACCGTGGTGTACCGTTATGTTGAGTTTGACTTGGACGGGGCAGCGGCTGCGTCCACGCCGGCGACGATCACCTTCCGGGTTCCCGAAGAATGGCTCACCGAGATGGGTTTCGGCCCGGAAACGATCGTGCTGCTCCGCTTTGCCGACGGACAATGGTCGCCCCTTTCCACCCGCGTTATGACCGTCGGGGATGGATATGCCGGGTACGCCGCGGAGTCCGACGGCCTCTCGCTCTTTGCCGTCGCCGCTCGAACCACCCCTGACCCGACCCCCTCCCCGGCCATCATCGACGAGGCTGTTTCTCCTGTGTCCACCGCGCCCCGCCAGTCTCCTCTCCTCCCGCTCCTCCCGCTCATTGCCGCATTGGTCGGTTTCATATTGACAAGGCGGGAGTAG